The Streptomyces tubercidicus DNA segment GTGGAAAAGGACCCTGCCGCTGGTGGGGCGGGTGACCGTCGAGGCGATCCGCATGAGCGAGGACTTGCCCGCACCATTGGGGCCGAGCAGGCCGAGCATTCCGTTGTCCAGACGCATCGTCATGCCGTCCACGGCACGCTTGCCGCCGCGGTAGACCTTGGTGATATCGACGAGTTCAAGCATGGTGTCCCGCTCCCTGGGCGCAGGGCCGGACACGGCCGGCGCGGCCGGTGAGAACGGTGCCTGCGGCGAGGACGACACCTGCCATGACCTTCCATGGCCACGTACGAGGAACCACGATTGCCTCCGGTTACGTCATTGAGCGGTGGCATCGAGATTCGCCGTCCGGGCAGCTGGGCACATCTGCCGTTCGGTAGATATCGGTGATTCGGCTTTCTCGGTGGTCAGGGGCCGGCCGACCCCGCCCCCCATTCATCTTGGATCTGACGCACCGTCACCACCAAACAGCGCCCCACCATTACCCCACCCTCAAAGCTGCCCCTCCGGAGTGAGGACCACGAACTCCGCGCCCGACGGGTCCGTGCAGACGGCGAGGCGGCCGACGCCCTCGGCTGTTTCGGGACCCATGGAGAGGGTGCCGCCGTTGCCGGTTGTCAGGCCGACGGTGGCGTCGCAGTCCCGGGAGGCGAATACCGGGTGCCAGTACGGCTTCCCGCCGGGGCCGAGCAGGTCCGCCGGGACGCCCATGAGGCCGCCGTGCATGCGTTCCTCGCTGCAGCCCGCGGGGGTGAGCAGGGTGTAGGTGCCACCGCCGCCGGGGAGCGGCATGTCCTGTGTGCTCCAGCCGAGGACGGACGTGTAGAAGGTCTGCGCGGCGGCCGGGTCGGTGGTGTAGAGCTCGGTCCAGACCAGCGTGCCCGGCGCGTCCGCGGCCTCGAAGCCCGGGTATCTGGCCGGTTCCCAGACGGCGAACTCGGCCCCCTGCGGGTCCGTGAGCTGGGCGAACCGTCCGTCGTCCGATCCGACGCCGACCGGCGCCACGCGAACCGTGCCGCCCGCCCGTTCCACCGCCTGGGCCGCGGCATCCGCGTCGGGGGTGTGGAAAAAGAGCGTCCAGGCGGAGCGGGCGCCGTCCTCGGTGAGCGGGCCGACCGCGCCGACGGCCTTGCCGTCCAGCCGGAAGAGGGTGTATCCGCCCGCGTCCCGGCCGCCGTGCGGTTCGGACTGCCAGCCGAACACGGCCCGGTAGAAGGCCGTTGCGGCCTCGACATCCGGGGCGCCGAGATCGAGCCAGCAAGGGGAGCCGGGAACGAAGTCAGTAGTGATCATGGCGATTCCCTTCGCGGAATCCTCTCTGCTGTCAGCCTGACATCCGGCACCGGCGCTCGCCCGTCGGCCGGGGGCCGGGAGCCGACCGCCGGAAGCCAGGAGCCAGGAGCCGGGAGCCAGGAGCCGGGAGCCGGGAGCCGACGGCCGTATCCGTGTCCCTTCCCGTGCCCGTCTCCATGCCCGTCTCCGTGCCCGCGCCCGCCAGTCTGACGTGCGCTCGTCAGGACCGCCCCCGGTACAGCTCCTTAGCGATGATCGAGCGCTGCACCTCCGTCGCGCCCTCGTAGATGCGTGGCGCACGGACCTCGCGGTAGAGGTGTTCCAGCAGGTGGCCGCGGCGTAGTGCGCGGGCGCCGTGGATCTGTACGGCGGCGTCGACGACGTACTGGGCGGTCTCGGTTGCCAGCAGTTTGGCCATGGCGGCGCGGCGGGCGAGGTCCGGGGCGCCGGTGTCGTACGCCGAGGCTGCCGCGTAGACCAGCAGGCGGGCGGACTCGACGCGGGTGGCCATCTCGGCCAGCTGGTGGCCGACGGACTGGAGGTCCTTGAGGGGGCCGCCGAACGCGGTGCGCGCGCCCGCGTGCGTCAGCGCCGCGTCCAGCGCGGCCTGCGCCATGCCGACCGCGAAGGCGCCGACGCTCGGCCGGAAGAGGTTGAGCGTGGCCATCGCGACGGCGAAGCCGCTGTCCACTTCGCCCAGCACATCCGCCCTGGTCACGGGAGTGCCGTCGAAGACCAGGGTGCCGATCGGGTGCGGGCTGAGCATGTCCAGATGCTCGCCGGTCAGGCCCGGACGGTCGGTGGGGACGAGGAAGGCGGTGACCCCGCGGGCCCCCGCCGCGCCGCCCGTCCGGGCGAAGACGGTGGCGAAGTCGGCCTCGGGGGCGTTGGAGATCCAGCACTTCTCGCCGGTGAGCCGCCAGCCGTCCGGGCCGTCCGGCTCGGCGGCCAGGGACAGTGCGGCGGCGTCCGAGCCCGCGCCCGGCTCGCTCAGCGCGAAGGCGGCGACCGCGCGGCCGGCGGCCACCTCGGGCAGCCAGCGGGCGCGCTGGGCGGCGGTCCCGGACTGCACCACCGGATAGGCGCCCAGGCCCTGTAGTGCCAGCGCGGTCTCCGCCTCCGTGCACTCCTGGGCGAGGGATTCCCGCAGCAGACACAGGTCCAGAGCGCGCAGCGCGCCGTCGGCGGGGAACAGGCGGCGCAGCAGGCCCAGTTCGCCGAGGGCGGCGACCAGCGGGCGGTTGACCCGGCCCTCCTCGCCCTTCTCCGCCAGCGGGCTCAGCCGTTCGGCGGTCAGCGCGCGCAGTTCGGCGCACCATTGCTGCTCGTCCGGTCCCAGCGCGAATACGGTCACGAGGCGGCTCCCTGGTAGCGGTCCTCTATCGCGGTCTGTTGACTGCCGTCACGAACACGTTACGCTGACGACGGATCCGAACGGCAGTAGTCGACCGCAGTGGTCGACGGCAGTACTCGACCGCAGAACGAGCAGCCAAGCGAGCAGTCCCGACCGGTTTCCGCACCGGATTCCGCACCGGCCTCCACCGTCCCGCATTCCTCTCCCGGCCGCGCGTCGGCCATCCTGGCCCTCACGACACCGCCCTAGGGGGCACCCGTCATGGAGCTACGGTCCTCGGCACATACCGACACCTTCGCGCGCGACCGGCTGCCGCCCCGCGAGCAGTGGCCGCAGCTCACCGATCTGGGCTATCCCGACCGGCTGAACTGCGGTGCGGAGCTGCTGGACGGCACCATCGGGCGGCTCGGGGCCGAGCGGCCCGCGGTGCGTGACGCGAGCGGGCCGGTGTGGACGTACGGGGAGCTGCGGGCGCAGGTGGACGCGATCGCGCATGCGCTCACCGACCGGCTGGGGGTGCGGCCGGGTAACCGCGTGCTGCTGCGCGGCCCCACCACGCCCTGGCTGGCCGCCTGCTGGCTCGCCGTGATGAAGGCGGGGGCGGTCGCGGTGACGGTGCTGGCCACCCAGCGTCCCGAGGAGCTCGCCACGATCTGTGCGCTGGCGCAGGTGCGGTATGCGCTGTGTGAGGTGCGGGCCGTTGATGATCTCGTCAAGGCCGAGGTCCCGGGGCTGCGGATCACGACGTACGGCGGGGACGGGCCCGGCGATCTGCGGCAGCTCGCCCGGCCGGGCGGCGCGCCCTATCCGGCCGTGGCGACCTCCGCCGACGATGTCGCGCTGATCGCCTTCACCTCGGGCACCACCGGGCGCCCCAAGGGCTGTATGCACTTCCACCGCGATGTGCTCGCCATCGCGGACACCTTCTCGGCGCAGGTGCTGCGCCCGGAGCCGGACGATGTGTTCGCCGGCAGTCCGCCGCTCGGTTTCACCTTCGGCCTCGGCGGGCTCGTCATCTTCCCGCTGCGGGCGGGCGCCTCGGCCCTGCTCGCCGACTGGGGCGGGCCGGAGCAGCTGCTCGGCGATATCGCGGCGCACCGGATCTCGGTGCTGTTCACCGCGCCGACCGCCTATCGCGCGATGCTGCCCAAGCTCGCCGGGCACGATGTCTCCTCGCTGCGCCGGTGTGTGTCGGCCGGGGAGAATCTGCCCGCCGCGACCTGGCAGGGCTGGCAGGAGGCGACCGGACTGCGGATCATCAACGGCATAGGCGCCACCGAGCTGCTGCACATCTTCATCTCGGCCGCCGACGACGCGATCCGCCCCGGGATGACGGGCCTGCCGGTCCCCGGCTACCAGGCGCGGGTGGTGGGCCCGGACGGCGCACCGCTGCCGGACGGCGCTCCGGGGCTGCTGGCGGTACGCGGGCCGACCGGCTGCCGCTATCTCGCGGACCCCCGGCAGACGGAGTACGTACGGGACGGCTGGAACCTCACCGGGGACACCTACGTCCGCGAGCCGGACGGCTACTTCCGCTATGTGGCCCGCGCGGACGACATGATCATCTCGGCCGGGTACAACATCGCCGGTCCGGAGGTGGAGGACGCGCTGCTGCGGCACCCCGATGTGACCGAGGCGGCGGTGGTCGGCCGGCCCGACGAGGACCGCGGGCAGGTGGTCGTCGCCCATCTCGTGCTGCGGGCCGGGGTCCCCCGGGACGACGACACCGTCGCCGCGCTGCGCGCCTTCACCAAGACCCGGATCGCGCCGTACAAGTGCCCGCGCGAGATCGTCTTCCACACCTCGCTGCCGCGCACCCCGACCGGCAAGCTCCAGCGCTTCCGGCTGCGGGGACCCGATCTAGAGTGACCCGGTGAACGACCAGCAAACGCAGCGCACCCCACGGTCCCTGATCGTCACGTTCTACGGCGCCTACGGGCGCGGCGGGCCCGGTGCTCCGGGAGGCCCGGCCGCTCCGGTGCCGGTGGCCGCCCTGATCCGGCTGCTCGGTGCGCTCGGGGTCGATCCGCCGTCGGTGCGCTCCGCGGTCTCCCGGCTCAAGCGGCGCGGGCTGCTGGCCCCCGCGCGGACGGCCACCGGCGCGGCCGCGTACGGGCTGTCCGACGCGGCCCGCCAGCTGCTGGACGACGGCGACCGCCGGATCTACGCCCGGCCCGCCGCGCGGCTCTCCGACGGCTGGGTGCTGGC contains these protein-coding regions:
- a CDS encoding acyl-CoA dehydrogenase family protein, with protein sequence MTVFALGPDEQQWCAELRALTAERLSPLAEKGEEGRVNRPLVAALGELGLLRRLFPADGALRALDLCLLRESLAQECTEAETALALQGLGAYPVVQSGTAAQRARWLPEVAAGRAVAAFALSEPGAGSDAAALSLAAEPDGPDGWRLTGEKCWISNAPEADFATVFARTGGAAGARGVTAFLVPTDRPGLTGEHLDMLSPHPIGTLVFDGTPVTRADVLGEVDSGFAVAMATLNLFRPSVGAFAVGMAQAALDAALTHAGARTAFGGPLKDLQSVGHQLAEMATRVESARLLVYAAASAYDTGAPDLARRAAMAKLLATETAQYVVDAAVQIHGARALRRGHLLEHLYREVRAPRIYEGATEVQRSIIAKELYRGRS
- a CDS encoding AMP-binding protein, which produces MELRSSAHTDTFARDRLPPREQWPQLTDLGYPDRLNCGAELLDGTIGRLGAERPAVRDASGPVWTYGELRAQVDAIAHALTDRLGVRPGNRVLLRGPTTPWLAACWLAVMKAGAVAVTVLATQRPEELATICALAQVRYALCEVRAVDDLVKAEVPGLRITTYGGDGPGDLRQLARPGGAPYPAVATSADDVALIAFTSGTTGRPKGCMHFHRDVLAIADTFSAQVLRPEPDDVFAGSPPLGFTFGLGGLVIFPLRAGASALLADWGGPEQLLGDIAAHRISVLFTAPTAYRAMLPKLAGHDVSSLRRCVSAGENLPAATWQGWQEATGLRIINGIGATELLHIFISAADDAIRPGMTGLPVPGYQARVVGPDGAPLPDGAPGLLAVRGPTGCRYLADPRQTEYVRDGWNLTGDTYVREPDGYFRYVARADDMIISAGYNIAGPEVEDALLRHPDVTEAAVVGRPDEDRGQVVVAHLVLRAGVPRDDDTVAALRAFTKTRIAPYKCPREIVFHTSLPRTPTGKLQRFRLRGPDLE
- a CDS encoding VOC family protein, whose amino-acid sequence is MITTDFVPGSPCWLDLGAPDVEAATAFYRAVFGWQSEPHGGRDAGGYTLFRLDGKAVGAVGPLTEDGARSAWTLFFHTPDADAAAQAVERAGGTVRVAPVGVGSDDGRFAQLTDPQGAEFAVWEPARYPGFEAADAPGTLVWTELYTTDPAAAQTFYTSVLGWSTQDMPLPGGGGTYTLLTPAGCSEERMHGGLMGVPADLLGPGGKPYWHPVFASRDCDATVGLTTGNGGTLSMGPETAEGVGRLAVCTDPSGAEFVVLTPEGQL